ACTGCTTGACCGCTTGAGCGAGGATATGAGCAGCACTCACTTGATAAATTGGCAATGCAGCTTCATCGTCATCTGTAACAATTTCCAATCTGCTGTCTTCCAGCACTGGTGTTTGCAGATCGACGAGCTGTCCATTCAGCCAGCCTGCAATAGCGCTTTTTCCTAAGGAAGATTGGATCGCAGCGGCAATGTCGTGTATCGAAGCACCACGTTCCACCTGACGTACCGATCCGTTTGGCAATTCTACTTTGATTGGATATAACATAGTGAAAACCTCCCAATGATTTCAATGATGAAAGCGCAAAAAAGCACTCAATCCCAGCAGGGACGAGTGCGCTTAGCTCGTGGTTCCACCCTTGTTCGATCTGTTTCTGTCATGACATGGACAATGATATAGCTATTGCATTCATGTGTGCATGAAATCAGATCCTCATTGGCATCCGTTAACGAGGATGAATCGGTAACACCTAGACATATGCAGCGGACAGCGACAGGTGATGTGGCTCGATTAAACCGTCCGGCACATGTTCGGCATTACAGCTACAGAGTGGTAATTCCTCAACCGTCGACTGGAGAAGCTCTCAGCAATCGCTTCTCTCTCTGGACAGCGCATGAAGGGAATCCTGTCTCCGGTCATCGCCAAAATGTGTTATTGGTTCTCGATTATAGGAGTCGTTTGGAAAAAGGTCAAGAGGGGAAGTGGAATTTATTTTTTGCGAGTGATGTAGATGGGAAGAGAAAAGCCTTGAAATATATGACGTAAAAAAGACGGAATTGGAATGTCCATATAGTTACATAGGTGAGAAAATATATGCATTCATAGTAAAGACAGAAAGCAAACCAACAGTTACAATAAATTACAACATCAATCCATTCGATTCAAAAAGATGCAGGACGGCAGATGAGTATTTGATTATGATATAGATTATATTAATGAAACGCTAACAGAAACGAATGGATATGGTCCTGCTGCTACAGAATAATACATTCGCATGCTCGACATAATCAGAATAGGAGAGGAAGCTGAATGACACTTCATTGCGCTATTTTAGATGACTATCAAAATGTTGCTTTTTCGCTCGCAGATTGGTCGGTGCTGGATGAGCAGGTGGAAGTCCGAAACTACACACATTATTTTCAATCAGAGGATGAACTGGTTCAAGCGGTAGAGGATTGCGAGATTCTGGTCATCATGCGTGAACGAACCAAATTTCCAGCAGAAGTATTAAAGCGTCTACCTTCTCTCAAGCTTCTAGTGACAACAGGGATGCGCAATGCGTCTGTTGATGTGCAGGCAGCACAAAAGCTAGGCATAACCGTTTGCGGCACAGGTGGCAAAGGGGCAGCACCAACCGAGTTAACATGGGCGCTCATTCTCGGCATTACCCGCCATCTGGTAGAGGAAAATCACGCATTCCGTCAGGGTGGTGCATGGCAGAGTACCATCGGCATCGGTCTTCAAGGCAAAATGCTTGGTCTGATCGGACTGGGCAAAATCGGTAAAGGGATGGCTGCCATTGCACAAGCGATGGGCATGTCTGTACTGTCATGGAGTCCCAACCTGACTGCTGAGCGTGCTCAAGAGGCTGGCGTAACACTCGCCAATTCGCTGCATGAATTGCTACGCCAAAGTGATATTGTGTCTGTTCATATGGTGCTGAGTGAGAAGACTCAACATCTCATCGGCAAACCAGAGCTGGAACAGATGAAGTCAACCGCTTATCTGATCAATACCTCACGTGCAGGGCTGGTTGACCAGCAAGCGATGATCGAAGCATTGCAGCAGCAAACCATTGCTGGCGCGGGATTGGATGTGTTTGACGAGGAACCTTTGCCGCTGGATCATGTGCTTCGTACATTGCCCAATGTATTGGCAACACCGCATATCGGTTATGTATCGGATGATAATTACAAGGCATTTTATGGGGATGCGCTAGAGGATATTGTCCAGTTTCTACAAGGATCGCCAATCCGTGAACTGAAGTGATCAAATAATACCTCTGATAATTAAAGTGAACAAGAATATAGGAAATACAAAGCATAAATATATTGTGCATCTGCATATCCATATATCCGCGTGGGGGTATGGGACTTTATGAATACATCTCATGAGAATTCAATCTATTAAAATTAAAAAAACACTACATGAAAAATTCATAATAGTAATAGAAAAATGAATAAATCTTGCTGCTACGAAGTATTACATCCTTTTGATTGTATCTATCTACGATCCAAGGTACAAAACGTAAATCATAAAGCTCGGTTTAAAAACACTAGTTTCAAAGTATAAAAAAACGAGTTCTAATGTAAAACTACTACTCGATAAGGAAAACTATCATTTCATTAGTAAAAATCAAATTTCGGCACCACAAAAAGGAGCAGCTTTGTATCTAATTCAGATACAAAGCTGCTTTTTTACGGCTTGTTTTGTTGTACGAACGACTACGCGTTCAGTATAAGCACTGTCTTTCTATATATTAACTCTTCGCAATACGCTGCTTGATAAACAATGCTGCCCGATCAAGCGCCTCATCTGCTTCATCCAGTTTACCTGTAAATGCCTGAAATACATGCGGCACATCCGCCGTTATATCCAACATAACATCTACATCTGCTTCCTGCGCACGCTCAGCAAGCATAATGGAATCATCCAGCAGTAATTCATTGGTGCCGACCTGAAGCAGCAATGGCGGGAAGCCTTGCAGATTGCCGTACGTGGCAGGGCTTATCCACTCGTGACGTGGGTCCTGCCCAGCAAGGAACATGACATCAGTATGATCAAAGTTTTCTTGTGCAAAAATGGGATCGACGTCTGCCTTGCTAACCCTACTTTTGCCAGCATGAGTTTTATCTAGCCCTGCCGAAAAGGTCACAACTGCCGCTGGAACTGGCAATCCAGCATCTCGTGCCATCATACATACCGCTACTGCAAGACCACCGCCAGTAGAGTCGCCAACCAGCACGATGCTGGATGCCGATGTGCCATTGTCGAGTAATTCCCGATATGCTGCCAGCCCGTCCTCCATCGCTGCCGGAAAAGGATGCTCCGGTGCTAGTCGATAATCTAGCGATAGCGCGCGAATACCAGTGCGGCTTACTAGGCTTGCGGTTATTGACATGGCAGTGGCAGGTGAGCCAACGACATAAGAACCGCCGTGAAAATACAACATACTGCCGGGAGCATTAGCTTGCTCATGCTCCACCTGTACAGCAGGACGATTCCCCAATGTAATCGGAGTTTGTATGACATTGGTCG
The DNA window shown above is from Paenibacillus sp. JQZ6Y-1 and carries:
- a CDS encoding D-2-hydroxyacid dehydrogenase family protein, whose translation is MTLHCAILDDYQNVAFSLADWSVLDEQVEVRNYTHYFQSEDELVQAVEDCEILVIMRERTKFPAEVLKRLPSLKLLVTTGMRNASVDVQAAQKLGITVCGTGGKGAAPTELTWALILGITRHLVEENHAFRQGGAWQSTIGIGLQGKMLGLIGLGKIGKGMAAIAQAMGMSVLSWSPNLTAERAQEAGVTLANSLHELLRQSDIVSVHMVLSEKTQHLIGKPELEQMKSTAYLINTSRAGLVDQQAMIEALQQQTIAGAGLDVFDEEPLPLDHVLRTLPNVLATPHIGYVSDDNYKAFYGDALEDIVQFLQGSPIRELK
- a CDS encoding alpha/beta hydrolase; this encodes MSRQQRIALRQKLQRPAFTPHTPEQLRKGFAAFMGTMHVPTNVIQTPITLGNRPAVQVEHEQANAPGSMLYFHGGSYVVGSPATAMSITASLVSRTGIRALSLDYRLAPEHPFPAAMEDGLAAYRELLDNGTSASSIVLVGDSTGGGLAVAVCMMARDAGLPVPAAVVTFSAGLDKTHAGKSRVSKADVDPIFAQENFDHTDVMFLAGQDPRHEWISPATYGNLQGFPPLLLQVGTNELLLDDSIMLAERAQEADVDVMLDITADVPHVFQAFTGKLDEADEALDRAALFIKQRIAKS